The following is a genomic window from Malus sylvestris chromosome 7, drMalSylv7.2, whole genome shotgun sequence.
AGCCGGCCTCTCTCGGAAAACATGGcctaatttttcttcttttttttcttctttcggGTGTTTTCAGTGGCGAAGCTACTTGAGGGCGAGGAATGACGGTCGCCCCTCTCCTCTCCGGAAATCAAGCCGAGAAGCGGTAGTTCCGTCCTTCCGGTCTCGTCGGAAGTGATGAAATTTCATGTGGTTTTCTGGCCTTTTGGGTTTCCTTGCTCTATCGGAACACATGTTGATCGTgagctctcttttttttttttccaaaaaaataaccTAGGCCAAAGAAAGGAGGAATGAAGATTTGCATTTTTCAGCTTCTGAAAATGGAGAGGTTCTGACAAAGAAGAGAGTCTCTCTCCCATCCCACCCCATGTGCCCCTTCagaattacaatttgttttttttttttaactattggCCAATCAATTTGCACCACCTAACTTACTATTACTAATTTATATtggagtttgttttgttttttaattattatccaATTAATTTGGCCACTCTTCCAGTATTTTTTAAACCACTTGTTTGACATTgttatttaacttaaaattcaCTATAAATTTATACgagcttcaaaaaaaaaaaattgtaaaataacGAACTCGtaattatttggttttttttttcttgtcttaccatcaaattcaacaaagtaataaagaaaatttgtcaatatttttatattatatgttttataatcAATGTTTTTCGGATATTATATGGTACATAATAAATAGACAATTATTTATAtggtatataataaatttattcaaatttgCCTAGGTCCTCACCTAAGTGTAAAGTCATGTTCACTGTCCGACAAGAGCTTAGCATCTTTTAAAACTTTGCTAATTGTATAGTTAAGTAATAGGACGATACAACAAGAAATGGTGCTAAATCATCCTCCAAATAATATTGTTGTTCAAACCCTCCATCGACTATTTTGAGTAGTCCAAATCCTCTTTTGAACATTTCGGTTAGTGAAAATTCTCCTATGAATATTATGGGTAGTTCAAATACTATTCTTGCAAATCCTGGACTTAGACCTCGAATGAATGTTCACATTTTTTCAGGAccctaaaatttttaaatttcgtCCCTCTCCTCGAGAATTTATGGCTTCgccctttatttttttaagggcTCAGAATGTCAAAAAGACTCTCTTAAAAAATAGGACTTTTTATGTACTTTCTAACACCTCATTGCTTAACTTCAATCCAGtgctaatattataaaacattttGCCAAAATATGAGTTGGCAGAAAGTTCATGAAGAATCTCACTTTTAAGAGGATCCGCTTAGCATTTATCTAGCAATATTTGACCCTTTCTCTTCAGTTATGAATCTTTTTGGCAGCATCAATGCATCCAAAAACTtgcaacaaaagaaagaaagatggaattAGCTAGTTTCTGCTTAACTTATGGATCATGGCTAAtccctaattaattaattaattatttatttttctagggttttgaatGGAACCCAGCCCAAGTTTTATATTCTTGTTTTAGCAAGAGTTTTGTCACCGAGTTGAATTTCAGTGTCCATATGGAAGATGGAGTTTTAAGTACGAATGGGACTATTGACCTAGCACAAATTTTGATCAAGCAACCGGCTTCATATGTCATGTGCAAAACGTTACAATTTTGTTAAATGCTGAATTTTGTATTATATCTTAATAATGTAATACGTCCATCTGTTTGTTTTATTGATATATCTATACTATATGTTAAAAATAGTTTTTGTATTTTGGGTTTCTATTCATTCGTCGTAGATTCGAAATTCTCTTTAACTATTGTAATAAAACATTAATTATATATCCAAAGATAAGTATTCTACCACTAAAACGTCAGTTATAAAGACGTTTGCCATTGACACTAATACTTCCCATTAATCATGattaagatttaaaaaaaaagaaaaagaaaaaaaaaaggacaattgGTGACAAGCCATTGTTATCTATCCATTCCGGAAGTCGGAAGACTCACAGAGACATTTCAATCTCCTCCTTGATTAAGAATTTAAGATACCATAAACTTGGaccaataaataaaaagtgGAAAGACAACCACCTCACATTCACCAATTCGCACAATTAGCAAAACCAATTACAGCTATGTTTATGTATGCTTGTATCGCTTTCTCACCctatgtttatatatgcttgTATCGCTTTCTCACCAAGAACCAACCACACTATCGACTTAATTACAATTTACATCACTAATTGGGTATATTCTCCTCAATCATTATTATCTCAATACACCAACTAAAAGTTTTCACTTACCACGATCACTTTTTACAGAGTAATGTTACACATATCACATTTTTCTTACGACATATGTATCAACTTTCTAATAAAGAGAGGGTCCACTAACACATGTGAATTTTATCTCTAATAGAGAGGCGGTACAAAtgtagtatgaaaaatgtgagcTCAAATCTTTTGCACCCATATTGTGTGTGGTCACTCTTTGATCTCTATCATTGATTGACACATGTTAATAAACTTAATTTCCTAACGTTGTTGTTATAAACTTAACACGTGTCAATAAGCCACACAAAATAGATTCAAAAGATTTGATTTCGAAAATGTGATAAGGGTAGCATTTTTGCTTTTCACAACAAATTAGTCATAACTAGATATCAAACttattacaaatatatattagtttttttcATCAACATGACTCGAACTTGAATTTTTCTTCAACTAAATCCATGTAAATACTACTAAACGAAATGCTAGTTGGTCATGATTTGTAATACGTAAATCTATTCTTGTTCGGTTGGCTacaattcattcaattaatgAGAAATTTTGAACAATCGTCGATTATACTTATATGAGTTTATCACAATcatcacataataaaatcataaatatatacaaCTGACGACACGATAAGATTCACTTTAAACAGCTAAGAAATCATCAAATGTAGTCAGTAGTGTGAGATGGAATTAAAACAAATGGCATATATACAGCACAAGGATCTGTGCATGTGGACGCTTTTGCAGAGGATGATTTGAGAATGTTAGCGCGAGGCGCCGAAACTCGTGCATTTTGCCTTAGTGGGCCAGTTGTACGGGAACATACTATTCGCACCGGCAGCACCCGGTAAATCAGACACATATTccgaatttgttttttttttttaaagattacaattattttatttttagggaaactaaaaataatattcgaatattcaaaataatATAAGAAGGTTCCCATCATCTCGTTAAATTGAACGTTAAggatattcatatatatatattttttaataaaatgttgGGTTGAATATTCAAAGAAATTTGCTTACTTAGTTGCCGTaaatcaatttggtcattccattatgATGATGTTAGTTATTATGTTAGTGTGTTTACAAGACACACGAGGAATCAAATTGATTTTGCACTAACTAATTTAAGaacgacattgattgattttgaaattgaAGAACCAAAATGAAAAGTTTAGTTAATTCCATAAATAATAGATTTTTGGTATGTAAAAAAgactatcattttttttatcaatggtcAGTATAATGAAAAGATTGGTGGTGACTAAATAAGGGCAGTAAGATTATTTCCCCTCTTATTCTCATCTCAGATTCTTTCCCATCTCATTCTCATCTCCTTCCCACCCACCCCTCCTCTcatagtttatttttgtttttctctttctataaaaactCAGTACAAGATGTTGACGTAACTTAATAATAATGGTTTAAttaggaagagagaaaaggggaTAAGgattaggaggggagagaatcctcctcTTAAATAAGGGGCTTGTATTTAATTTAGATTTTAAAGGTGTTATAAACTCAGGGAGTTTAATAGAGCTTCGTGGATTCTATGTGaattttaattcaaataatTAGAAATCTTAGGGAGGGAGGGTTGATTTTCTAAAGCCTAAAAGACACTATAAAATCCCTCTGAATcattcattttttaaaatacttTAAAATTCGGAAGAAATACACCCAGATCTCAatgaagtttttaattttttttactgaaTATGCATACGCTTCTATATATTCACTCAGATTTGTATTaatcttttaaaatcttttaatttcctattaaataaaactccctaaatttgaatagatttgagaaaaacaataaaattagaAATCCAACCGGTTGAGGCGGTCACCTGTCACCCTCCTTAACATGCGCGTAAAGCCAAAAATTTCGAGAAACGGAAGTGGTTGTAGCATTACACAGTGCGTGACGAAGAACAAAACTTCCTCTCCTCTCTTCGTCTTCACACTCTCAAAACCTCCAtttctgctctctctctctctctattttctctctcctccttgaTCATGTAAAAGAATTCACCAAATCCCAGAAGAAAATCGACTTTGATTTCATCGCTTTTGCATACAAACTTACAGTTGCAGACTCTCATGGCGGCCCTGTCTGTGTTCTCTCTGTTCGCTCTGTTTTCACTCACCCACATTGCTCTTCTCCCGACTCTCTGTTTCGCCGCAGACCCCTTCGTCTTCTACGACTTCCGCGTCTCTTACATCACCGCCTCTCCGCTCGGCGTTCCTCAGCGGGTACGATCTTTTCATTTGGTGTTtactctgtttttttttcttacggCTGAATGATTGATAAAACgcctttttaatttaaattttgaccATGGTTCTattgaaaatattattttatacatttttcTTCATGGGTTTGTGTATTTTTGTGATTTATCAAGTAAATCTGCGGTTTTTTGCTGTATGTGGGTTTATATCGGTGACGAGGGTTTTAGTGACAGCGAGGTTGATTAAGAAGAGTATTTATAGATCATTTTGATGCCGGTTTTCGGGGTTTCAGCCATACTTGCTTGATTTTGCAGTGCATTCATGGATTATTTCTGGTCCTGATAACGGGGGTTTTAGTGGCGGTGAGGTGGATtggaattcatgggttatttgTGTCCTGATACTGAAATTTTATTGTTCTAAAACTCTTATGTGCAAGGGTTTTACCACCCCTTACGCATATATTTTTCGTTTATGTTTGGATGATTAGTGTAGATTTTAGGCCATGTGTTGTATCTTACAACTTACAGTGTTTGGAGTTTGAGCAATTTTTGAAGTATATCAGAATTTGACTTGCAATACCTGTTTTAATTGGAATTTTGAATGCAGGTTATAGCGGTTAATGGGCAGTTTCCAGGTCCTGCTATCAATGCTACTACAAACAACAATGTTGTTGTTAATGTACATAATGAATTGGACGAGAATCTCCTAATTACTTGGTAAGGCTTTTGTACAAATTTCATTGTATTTCATGAATGGGACGTTTTTGAGATGTTTGTGGCGAATTCTTTGACAGGTCCGGGATTCAAATGCGGCGGAATTCATGGCAGGATGGTGTTCTTGGCACAAATTGTCCAATCCCTCCTTCGTGGAATTGGACTTATCAGTTTCAAGTTAAGGACCAGATCGGGAGCTTCTTCTACTTTCCATCTCTTAATTTGCAGAGAGCATCCGGAGGTTTTGGCTCCTTTCATATTAATAATAGGCAGATAATTGAAATTCCTTTTAATCAGCCTGCTGGTGATATCTTCATTACTATCGGTGACTGGTATACACAAAACCATACGGTCAGTATTTGTTGTTGTGTAAGTATTTTCATGTGAACAACGTAGTTTAAAGTACATGACTAACCTCCTCCCTATTCCTTTCCTCTGATTTTAGGCACTGAGAACTGCTCTTGATGCTGGAAAAGATCTCGGGATGCCGGATGGAGTTCTTATCAATGGGAAGGGGCCTTATCAATACAACAATACCCTAGTACCTGATGGAATTCAGTATGAAACCATCAATGTTGATCCAGGTATATATTTTAAAGGCTTTTGCAATCATTTCCATCCTACTTCCCGACACCCTCCTTTTTAATATTCACTTTGTTTTCATAGGTTATCTTGTTCTCTGACCATGAATATATAAACATTGTAATTGGTCCTTATAAGTTTCGCTTCGTTTTGTTTCAAATCATTATTGTTTGTTATCAACATTTGTTGATAATTCCATTCTACTATCATGCTTCTATGCACTACCTGTCTATCTTTGAaaaattgaagtgttttttcCCTTATAAACATCACTAATGTCGATATAGAATTTCCTAGTTTTCAGAATGGGAGACATGAAATGATGAAACATGTGGTGCGATATTATTACTTCTGTGATATATTTTGTATTCTCTTGGATAATTGTTTCAAATTATTGTATTTGGCAGGAAAGACGTATAGAGTACGTGTGCACAACGTTGGTATTTCAACAAGTTTGAACTTTAGAATCCAGAATCACAATCTGCTTTTAGCTGAAACAGAGGGATGTTATACAATGCAACAAAACTATACCAAGATTGATATTCATGTTGGACAGTCCTATTCATTTCTTATTACCATGGATCAGAATGCCAGTAGTGATTACTACATTGTTGCAAGTGCAAGGTTTGTAAATGAATCACTTTGGCAGAGGGTTACGGGTGTTGCTGTCTTACACTACTCCAACTCTAAAGGACCAGCAAGTGGCCCTCTCCCTGACCCTCCCAATGACTTTTATGACAAGTGGTGGTCGGTGAACCAGGCATTGAGTATCAGgtttgtttttgaagatttatatttcttgaagatgttgaatGTTAAAAGTTTGCTTATAAGGATCAGTTCTCTTATCTTGAATCAACTTGAACAGATGGTTCGGTTCTCGACTTCAAATTACAGAACTATTTAGATCACTGCAATAACAGATGATTCAGTTAGATGCTTCACATTATCCCTtgttttcattcatgcatataTTGGATTCCACTTTGAGTTTTCTCCATTCCTTCCCCTTAACTGTCCAGTTTTAGGTAAAGTCTCCGAGTAGTTGGTTACTAGTTCATTTGTCTGAAGTCTTTGGCTTTTTATTGCTAGGCAAAATGGATCTGCAAGTGGCGCTCGCCCTAATCCTCAGGGATCATTTCACTACGGTGAAATTAATGTCACTGATTCATACGTGATAAAGACTGTTCCACCACAGACAATTGGTGGGAAACTGCGTGCTACGCTAAATGGAATCTCGTTTGGCAACCTTACTACACCAATCAGGCTTGCTGATCAGAATAAAGTTAGAGGAGCCTATAAGCTTGATTTCCCCAATAAGCCACTTAATAAAACCCCCCGAACAGACATATCTGTCATCAATGCTACATATAAGGGTTTTATTGAAATCATTTTCCAGAACAATGACACCACAGTGCAGAGTTTCCATTTGGATggatatttctttttcttggttGGGTAAGTTCTATTTTCATTTGTATCGTTTCATATCAGCTTCATTTAAATCAGTAGGTGTTAAGAGAAAGTAATTTGATGTGTGCAGGATGGGTTATGGCGATTGGACTGAAAACAGCAGAAATGGATATAATAGGTGGGACGCGGTTACTCGATGCACTGCACAGGTTTGTATTTTTATCAGAACATCTGCTTTTCAGCAGGCTATGCCCATTCTTAAAAATCTAGAGAAGGAACTAAACGTAAACTCTAGAAAAAAGTTGTATTATGGTCCATGTAGCAAATATTTTGGTTATACATTCGAGTCAAATGCAAATGTCTAGATGTTTGCGAGGTTCGCTTTAGCGTGTGATTTCTGAAATGAATGCCTCCAGTCtgttcatgcatgcatgcatcttATGCGGATGACTCTGGAGTTTATATGCTTGTTTTCTGTCTTGCATTAAATGTTTCTGTTTTGTGATTGTGTAGGTTCTCCCTGGGGCATGGACAGCGGTGTTTGTCTCGCTTGACAATCCCGGAGCGTGGAATCTTAGAACTCAAAACCTTGATAGATGGTATCTTGGCCAAGAGACATATCTGAGAATCATAAATCCAGAGGAGAAGGGTGAAACAGAGTTTGGTGTGCCCGATAATGTTCTGTATTGCGGTGCTCTAGCCAGCAGACAGAAGTATGCTTAACAATTCTCATTCTCTCCATCTCCCTCTCTTCCTCTAGATGATAACTTTCATTCTAATATTCTTTCTTTGGCATCTTCAGGGAACAGAAGCACTCTTCTGCAACATCAATTCCCGGCGGAAATTGGAGGCTGTTCATCTCTCTGCTAGCCGCGTTCTTCGCTTTGGTCTGTACTTTTCGATGATGAGCTCATTAATGGCGACAGTTGATTCCGAGCAGTGGCGGCTTTTTCGTGCAGAATTGTTGGAGGGTCGATACATGTCATGGGTGGTacattttgggttttgggtggttttagTGACAGACATTTGCTTGTTCCATAGTTTTCTGCGGCGATACTTCCCATACCATAGCGTTGTAATAGGTCATTTCGGATCCAACATTCTTTCGTGCGTCTCTTTTGGAATTATTATGTCGACTCAGATTTGAAGTCTCATGATGTTTAACGCCAACATTCTCAATCAATATTATACCATTTGACTTCGTTTTACTCAAGTTTCCCATGTGTTTTTCTTATGATGATTTGTTTATCCCATGAGTTTGCCCTTTAACAATGTGGGCCTAACCGGCACTTAAGTTCCATGAAGATGTTGGAACGTCTAATTGTGCATGTGTTTTTGTAATCATGATATATCTTCGTCGTCTTATGATTTGTTGGTAAGTTATTGTCTCACCAACTAGCTAATCAAAACACGAACCCCTCCTCGGGCAGGTTCCTTCTTTTGCTTCTTAGCCTAAGGGGTATTATCACCCGTTTCCGGCTGTTGTTCTCTTCTCCAGGAGAACTTCTACTCGATAGATTGGAGGATTCAAGTGAGTTCTAATGGGGTGATCCACTCTTCTATTGGTTTAATGCACTCGCTTTgtaattgtataaaaaaatctTATACCATGTCAAAATTTTGATTAGAAAAGTGCTTTTTGAAAAAGTACTTGAAAGTACTTCTTTGATTCATTTTAATCCGTTAGATCAACTAAATTAGTTTATTACATTCGTTCGATCCTAGCAATGAGCTTCATGTGGTTAGGGTGGGGACCGGGTTCTGAGAGGGGTTAAATTTATAGGGTTAATTGAAGAACATGATAGGAGTCACATGGATAAGTATGATGTGGATTAATTGTTTGTGGGCGTGCTACTTATGAGTACACTGGAGATATCATCCTAACTTCTTTCGCAAGCAAGAATTTAATAAATGtataaaaccctaattgcatATAGACAAAATTGGAGCAACAACCTCTGAATTTAGCCCCACTTGGAGCTTTGGTCCCTGAATTAGAAATTCGTGAGTATTGGACGTTGAACTTGTTATAATGTGGAGTAATGGTTCTTTCGGCTGACTCCATTAGATTCTTGTTCCAAAGGAGTTTAAAGGGGCTTTAATGGATAGAAGTTCTAACGGAGTTAGCCAAAAAGACCATTACTCCACATTATAACAAGTTCGATGACCAATACTCACGAATTTCTAGTTCAGGGACCAAAactctaattgagttaaaattcagggaccattgctccaattatcTCTTCTTACATGTATTACCACCTTCTATAATCTCATTCTATTCATGTCATGTGTATGGGTAACACTCTCTTCTGCACGGATTACTTCTTGTTTTAACTAACGATACGTTATTCACTTACAATTGGTGGTTAACTTACCCAAGTAAGTCAAAATAGGCCACAACGTAATATCTAACTCACTACAAATTTATATCATCATATCCTCACATCTATATGAGTCGATCATGAAATCTCTTCTAATAATCTAATAAAACAGAAACTGAATGTCGTCAAACCAACTGGCTATATGCTCACTTCACTTTACTTTTCCATCCTAGTATTCCTCATTGACTTAATTaatttctcctctctctctctctctctctctctctctctctctctctcttacatgCCTAATGAGTATGTCGCAGTCGCATCAAAACTTTCATTGCTTGAAAGGGACTTTCGATCCATGGCTTGGCAACAagtaaataattaaatggtctATCCAAATAAATAAGTAGGTTGCATACCATTGCTACAAACTAACACAGGGAATCTAATCAAGCTCTCCAATCCCCACTATATAGAACTGATCTATATTTAGCAACTGGGTGTAATTTATGCTTTGGTGCAAATTGCCTCCAGCTTATCTTTGTCACACATCCACGATCCCCCATATGTAGGTTAGTAGTTCATGTTCTTTcctatatatattttgtttttgtgtttttgttttgaagAAGTTCCAAGTTTTAAGTATTAAGTTCAGCTTCTTCTACTGTCAATATATCAAGGAAAGCTTGGCAGTCTTTGGGTCTTCGGATCCATAGTCATCTGGGTCGGTTGCACGTTTCATTTTCATGTAGGAgttagtgtttttctttttcaactcCTCATGCTAGTAGCTAGCTTATAACTTGAgcatttaattatcaatattaAAACTGTTTAGACACACTCGTTGACACACTGTCTAATAAAGGTGAGCGCTACTAATGTATGCGAGTCTCACCAGTATTAGAGGGtgtgtttgcaagtgtgttatAAGTTCGTGTGCCCAACTAGCATCACCCTTTAATTATGGtgagaacaatgaagaaaataaaacttcGCTATTGTATAAGAGACTATGACACACGGCAATGTGTATAATTTGCGTGTTATAATATCTAAGCACACTCTGCCAGCGCTTAAAACCTACCCTCTTGTGGTGCCGACTatatggatatatatatatatatatatatatatatatgtggtctTGCTGATTGATTAAATTACATATACTTGCCTTCTACGATTTAAAAAGAATGAAATGTACTATAACTGCATTTGCCAAGCTTAACAGCAAAGCAAATATTCATCATTCACGTAACATATAACTTTATTATTCCGGTCCTCATATCAGATATCATGATATAGATAAGTAATCGGTGCACTCGATCTTCTTTCCACTAATGTTTTGGTGCTAAATTTGTAAgctcagtaaaaaaaaaaagaaacaaccaTTATTCTAGTGAGGCAGAAAcatactttatttttttatttttttttactttttagtaAAAATGATCCTTGagattggagaaatttttagttgtgacgggaacacaagtggtacgccacgtgttttaataggagtggtgggaaattttattttttaagttattaactttttagcacacatatctcacaaTTTGCATAgtaacacatggtgtaccacttCGTGTACtggtcacactaaaaaatctctcaagaGATTGACatataactcctcactttggtctttaagattgaaaatcgatcaatgtagtccttgagtTTGTCCACTGTCAATGactcaatcattttggtctttccgTGAGAAATCTTcgttaaattgagggtatttttgtccaatCAACCCCTCCACTTGCCTTTCTATTTAACGGACGTTTCCACGGAAAGaacaaaatgattgacggtATACAAACTTAAGGACCACTCCTATCGATTTTCAACGTCTgtgaccaaagtgaggagttatgccaatctcatgaaccattttagctaaaaaaaacctttgtttccaacagaaatgattgaaaataatatttttttatacgaGCAATAGAGGAATTCAAACTTAGGGTCTCAGATGCAATGGTGAATATTCTTAACCAACTGAGTTACATGCTCCTAGACTATTGAAAAGAATTaataacaaagatacataacTCTAGTATATATAGTAACATTAATTTCATTCGATTGACATACAAAGTGACATTTCTACAATCAATCGACCACTTGGTCGAGTTCAATAACAGCGTACATGGCTGTTAGCTATAGGTAGCACATGATAAAGCCCCATGACATGCCAATTAACAATGCTTCATCAACTTCACTTCTTCCAGCAAACTCAGCTCCACAGTCCGCTTGCTTACTAGATGTAGAAATTTCAAACTGATGACTAATTTGATGGAGTTAACTTACTACTCAAACAAACAGATGTTTAGAGTTTAATTAAGTTACAATGTTGATGCAGTAGTTTTATTATGTACAGAGAAATGTTGAGATCAATATCCTCTCGATTTTCCCTTATGTACTTAAATCCTATGATCGGTATGTATATATACTACTAAATGATTAATATCATATGGTGTCACTTCCTCAATTGACAACTGGTGGTTGTCAATTTGCTTGTCCGAATGTTTGAGTATTAATCCATATTTGTCTGATACATGATATAGACATCTTATTAATAGGGCATGTAATATCATGAGTAGCTATTTCCTTTTGAAGCATCATCCTGGCTGAGCTGTGAAGCTACAAACTTGTCCAGCGCTCGCCAATCAGTCAGCTGATCTACTGCTCGCTGATGATCGTCATTACTACTGTTACCATAGACTACACCATGAAAGTTTTGGTCTTGATCCGACGACTGAAAAGTGCAAGTGTGGTTAATGTCGATACTATATGCATGAGGTGCCATGGAGTTGGAGCTGCTTACAGCTGTGGCTGATGATGATTGAACTAGTTTCGGGCTTCCGAGAAGAGGGAGCTGGAAGAAGTGCTCTTGGGGAACCTGGAAGGGCAAGTGATCAAGCTCTTTCTTGCATGGATAATTAGGAAGGTGGTGGTATGGCACCATGTTCATGTTCATAGAGCTAGAGTTGTGCCCTGGTGAGTCCAATTCTGGCATGAAGGAGACTTGGTCATCGTACCAACATGGTGAATCATTTTCACTCATCTTAATTCTCATGCTTGCAATTTTCTTCTTGAACACCCTACATACAACCCATCCTTCTTCCTGCTTCAATTGCACAAGAATAGAGTATGAACACTGACCATTCAAAGTGTGCTCTCTTGTAAAAGTAATACAAtgcatgatcagtgaagatGGTACAAATATGACGGCATGTACAAATATGAGCAATTTAAATTCTTGCCTGTGGAGTTCCGTTTTCATCAGTTTCAAGGCGGTATTCATGCATAATCCAATCGGACTTTTGACCATTTGGGGCTCGACCTTTATAAAACACTAAGGTCTTCCGCATGCCAATTAAGTCATGCTTTGAATAAATGGCCTTGTCTCTTCCTGTGGCTTTCCAAAACCCTGCAGCGGTGGCTCTATTTGTTCGAGTTCCAGTAGGATACTTCTTATCTTTATGGCTAAAAAAGTACCATTCGTTTTGTTCTTCTGTCCCTATTCTGCATAGTTCTGTACTTCCAAGTTTATGTAACCGAGATATTAGTAGTTGTCCATTTGAAATGAATTCTTGATTAGATAAACTGAAGT
Proteins encoded in this region:
- the LOC126627943 gene encoding monocopper oxidase-like protein SKS1; translation: MAALSVFSLFALFSLTHIALLPTLCFAADPFVFYDFRVSYITASPLGVPQRVIAVNGQFPGPAINATTNNNVVVNVHNELDENLLITWSGIQMRRNSWQDGVLGTNCPIPPSWNWTYQFQVKDQIGSFFYFPSLNLQRASGGFGSFHINNRQIIEIPFNQPAGDIFITIGDWYTQNHTALRTALDAGKDLGMPDGVLINGKGPYQYNNTLVPDGIQYETINVDPGKTYRVRVHNVGISTSLNFRIQNHNLLLAETEGCYTMQQNYTKIDIHVGQSYSFLITMDQNASSDYYIVASARFVNESLWQRVTGVAVLHYSNSKGPASGPLPDPPNDFYDKWWSVNQALSIRQNGSASGARPNPQGSFHYGEINVTDSYVIKTVPPQTIGGKLRATLNGISFGNLTTPIRLADQNKVRGAYKLDFPNKPLNKTPRTDISVINATYKGFIEIIFQNNDTTVQSFHLDGYFFFLVGMGYGDWTENSRNGYNRWDAVTRCTAQVLPGAWTAVFVSLDNPGAWNLRTQNLDRWYLGQETYLRIINPEEKGETEFGVPDNVLYCGALASRQKEQKHSSATSIPGGNWRLFISLLAAFFALVCTFR
- the LOC126627949 gene encoding NAC domain-containing protein 7-like, with the translated sequence METFSHVPPGFRFHPTDEELVDYYLRKKVTSRRIDLDVIKDVDLYKIEPWDLQELCRIGTEEQNEWYFFSHKDKKYPTGTRTNRATAAGFWKATGRDKAIYSKHDLIGMRKTLVFYKGRAPNGQKSDWIMHEYRLETDENGTPQEEGWVVCRVFKKKIASMRIKMSENDSPCWYDDQVSFMPELDSPGHNSSSMNMNMVPYHHLPNYPCKKELDHLPFQVPQEHFFQLPLLGSPKLVQSSSATAVSSSNSMAPHAYSIDINHTCTFQSSDQDQNFHGVVYGNSSNDDHQRAVDQLTDWRALDKFVASQLSQDDASKGNSYS